The Aedes aegypti strain LVP_AGWG chromosome 3, AaegL5.0 Primary Assembly, whole genome shotgun sequence genome contains a region encoding:
- the LOC5569778 gene encoding prolactin-releasing peptide receptor: MAITMSSRGEVTVLPTMTMTGTYEAFSDAVNVTFSPVEQSGRNSSGQALMQDNTSDVVTNEMVQVVFCLLYSSIFILGIFGNVLVCYVVFRNKAMQSVTNLFITNLALSDILLCVLAVPFTPSYTFFGRWIFGKVICHTVPLAQGCSVYISTLTLTSIAIDRFFVIIYPFHPRMKLSTCITIIVLIWIFSMLVTLPYGLYMSHHDDTNGTLANETLPENRTFYCEELWPEDMRKVFSIATSILQFVLPFIIMAICYICVSIKLNDRARTKPGSKTTRREEAERDRKKRTNRMLIAMVAIFGISWLPLNLVNMSNDFYSDINDWPYYNLLFFIAHLIAMSSTCYNPFLYAWLNDNFRKEFKQVLPCFNPSRGRSTISTRRSEHRTCNGNNDTVQETLIPSSQVLPPVSNRSPNTTTTTTTTDSNKPSVDSILLSEIGPPTLSPDPPLLPSIQSQETIVLPSGVLETPFEVQLPPPPKPTNNGQPTSSNNGVGNGGLSHTPAQKPCSNPKLQSLILINDGTCGDTKLPEIL; this comes from the coding sequence ATGGCCATAACGATGTCATCACGTGGTGAGGTCACTGTGCTGCCAACGATGACCATGACCGGAACTTACGAAGCATTCAGCGACGCTGTTAATGTGACGTTCAGCCCCGTTGAGCAATCCGGTCGAAATAGCAGTGGTCAAGCCTTGATGCAGGACAATACTAGTGATGTCGTGACCAACGAAATGGTTCAAGTGGTTTTCTGTCTACTGTATTCTAGCATATTCATTCtgggaatctttggaaacgtgtTGGTATGCTACGTAGTGTTCCGTAACAAAGCCATGCAGTCAGTGACGAACCTGTTCATCACTAACCTAGCCTTATCGGACATTCTACTCTGCGTTCTGGCCGTACCTTTCACACCTTCGTACACATTCTTTGGACGGTGGATATTCGGAAAAGTGATCTGCCATACGGTGCCATTGGCTCAAGGATGCAGTGTGTACATATCAACGCTAACCCTAACTTCGATAGCGATAGATAGGTTCTTCGTTATAATCTATCCATTCCACCCTCGAATGAAATTATCAACCTGCATCACAATCATCGTTCTCATTTGGATCTTCTCCATGCTGGTGACTCTCCCGTATGGCCTCTACATGAGCCATCACGACGACACCAATGGAACTCTCGCCAACGAAACCCTACCAGAAAATCGTACATTCTACTGCGAAGAGCTCTGGCCGGAAGACATGCGCAAGGTCTTCTCGATCGCAACTTCGATCCTGCAGTTTGTCCTACCCTTCATCATCATGGCCATCTGCTACATCTGTGTGTCAATTAAACTAAACGATCGTGCCCGAACGAAACCCGGATCCAAAACCACCCGCCGAGAGGAAGCCGAACGAGATCGCAAGAAACGCACCAACCGTATGCTGATCGCCATGGTTGCAATCTTCGGCATCTCCTGGCTACCGTTGAACCTCGTCAACATGAGCAACGACTTCTACTCGGACATCAACGATTGGCCCTACTACAACCTACTCTTCTTCATCGCCCATCTGATCGCCATGAGCTCAACCTGCTACAACCCCTTTCTCTACGCCTGGCTCAACGACAACTTCCGGAAAGAGTTCAAACAGGTTCTGCCTTGCTTCAACCCTTCCCGTGGACGAAGCACCATCAGCACTCGTCGCTCCGAGCACCGAACCTGCAACGGCAACAACGACACCGTTCAGGAAACCCTCATCCCATCCTCCCAAGTACTACCCCCAGTCTCCAACCGATCCCCcaacaccaccaccaccacaacAACCACCGATTCCAACAAACCCTCCGTTGATTCGATTCTCCTGTCGGAAATCGGACCTCCAACACTGTCCCCGGACCCCCCTCTACTGCCATCGATTCAGAGCCAGGAAACGATCGTCCTCCCGTCCGGGGTCCTGGAAACCCCCTTCGAAGTTCAACTGCCCCCACCCCCGAAACCCACCAACAACGGACAACCGACGTCCTCCAACAATGGCGTGGGGAACGGGGGCCTCTCGCACACCCCTGCCCAGAAACCCTGCAGTAACCCGAAGCTGCAATCGCTGATCCTGATCAACGATGGAACGTGCGGCGACACCAAGCTGCCGGAGATACTGTAA